From one Rosa rugosa chromosome 4, drRosRugo1.1, whole genome shotgun sequence genomic stretch:
- the LOC133744414 gene encoding uncharacterized protein LOC133744414 encodes MACNRRARRETPPIEDDEQMPRRFADTFGQFFRQIAAALPGSRTDYSVERARKHGAQTFASAASPVEAQRWLDRMERVFSQMDLPEDRKVNLAVQFLEDTAWHWWTGVVNDPANAGPMTWDMFKAHFYGRYFSDAHLNRMQDQFLNLKKRDDQSVLEFEQEFLSLAHHMPDLVRTEQSKIRRFVQGLGGKFKDKMLGTPYKSFGEAVSYAMDIESDSPAGFHPRDPGGPSQGPSKRATSTSGSGSSIGSGKSSGSSSKSRTRFRGRVRRFSRGQFSGQQSGQLERSKSYHGGSSGTSSSQSAQFGQYQTVGCFMCGQQDHFRRDCPLLTQGAISTPTQTVGQSSVGGSTSSARTSSVGRAGSQQTRGQRGRPVTHARLHAMTQQEGRDSPKVIVGTLFIFNQPALTLIDPGATHSFMSSKFACFANVPSSLLIGEWYVSLPAGGALKIDWVFNGCGVMVDGFLPGGQSNSSRSC; translated from the coding sequence ACGTACCGACTACTCTGTGGAACGTGCTAGGAAGCATGGGGCCCAGACTTTTGCTTCTGCCGCCTCACCTGTTGAGGCTCAGCGGTGGCTTGACAggatggagagagttttctcccAGATGGACCTTCCAGAGGACAGGAAAGTGAATTTGGCAGTACAGTTCCTTGAGGATACCGCCTGGCATTGGTGGACTGGTGTGGTCAATGATCCTGCAAATGCTGGCCCGATGACATGGGATATGTTCAAGGCCCATTTCTATGGACGGTACTTTAGTGATGCCCACCTTAATCGGATGCAGGAccagtttttgaatttgaagaagAGAGATGATCAGTCAGTGTTAGAGTTTGAGCAGGAGTTTCTCTCCTTGGCTCACCATATGCCGGATTTGGTTCGTACGGAGCAAAGTAAGATTCGTAGATTTGTCCAGGGACTTGGAGGAAAGTTTAAGGATAAGATGTTAGGCACACCGTACAAGAGTTTTGGTGAGGCAGTATCTTATGCCATGGACATTGAGTCGGACTCACCTGCTGGATTTCACCCTAGGGATCCTGGTGGCCCTAGCCAGGGTCCATCTAAGAGGGCTACTTCTACATCCGGTTCTGGTTCTTCAATTGGTAGTGGAAAGAGCAGTGGTTCCAGCTCGAAGTCCCGTACTAGATTCAGGGGACGTGTCAGGAGATTCTCTCGGGGTCAGTTTAGTGGACAACAGTCGGGGCAGCTTGAGAGGTCCAAGAGTTATCATGGTGGTTCGAGTGGGACTTCTTCTAGTCAGTCAGCTCAATTTGGGCAGTATCAGACAGTGGGGTGTTTCATGTGTGGTCAGCAGGATCACTTTAGGAGGGACTGCCCTCTTTTGACTCAGGGAGCCATATCTACCCCCACTCAGACTGTTGGCCAGTCCTCTGTTGGCGGTTCTACTAGTAGTGCCCGCACTAGCTCGGTAGGTCGAGCTGGTTCTCAGCAGACCAGGGGTCAGCGGGGTCGTCCTGTGACACATGCTAGACTGCACGCCATGACCCAGCAGGAGGGCCGTGACTCACCGAAGGTTATCGTTGGTacgttatttatttttaatcagCCTGCTTTAACCTTAATTGACCCTGGTGCTACGCACTCATTTATGTCTAGTAAATTCGCATGTTTTGCAAATGTTCCATCATCACTCCTTATTGGCGAGTGGTATGTTTCTTTACCTGCGGGAGGAGCACTTAAGATAGATTGGGTTTTTAATGGTTGTGGTGTAATGGTTGATGGTTTTTTGCCTGGAGGTCAATCTAATTCCTCTAGATCTTGTTGA